A single window of Periophthalmus magnuspinnatus isolate fPerMag1 chromosome 22, fPerMag1.2.pri, whole genome shotgun sequence DNA harbors:
- the LOC117390306 gene encoding phospholipid phosphatase 2-like: MQEHSTGGDMTEQGKKLLLVVVDILCVVVAALPSVILTIVFTPYQRGIYCDDASISYPYRRDTISHGGMAAVTITCSIVIITTGEAYLVYANRLRSNSQFNQYLCALYKIVGTFLFGGSVSQSLTDLAKFTIGRPRPNFLSVCAPTVCNGYMLQINCTGNPRNVTESRLSFYSGHSSFGMYCMLFLALYVQARVQGKWTRLVRPTIQFFLVMFAVYVGYTRVSDYKHHWSDVLVGLLQGALIAILTVRYVSDFFKQRPPLCTETNTTEVDHLDNKGNPAPPDSQHRNHYNYTGPV; the protein is encoded by the exons cCGCTCTGCCGTCGGTCATACTGACCATCGTCTTTACTCCGTATCAGAGGGGAATCTACTGCGACGACGCCAGCATCAGTTACCCGTACAGACGAGACACCATCTCACACGGCGGCATGGCGGCCGTCACCATCACCTGCTCCATCGTCATC ATCACCACGGGCGAGGCGTACCTCGTCTACGCCAACCGTCTTCGCTCCAACTCTCAGTTTAACCAGTATCTTTGTGCGCTTTATAAAATCGTGGGCACGTTCCTGTTCGGGGGCTCGGTCAGTCAGTCCCTCACAGACTTGGCCAAGTTCACCATCGGACGTCCCAGGCCAAACTTCCTGTCCGTGTGCGCCCCCACAGTTTGTAACGGGTACATGCTCCAGATCAACTGCACCGGAAACCCCCGGAACGTCACGGAGTCCAG gttGTCGTTTTACTCCGGTCACTCGTCCTTCGGGATGTACTGTATGCTCTTTCTGGCG TTGTACGTCCAGGCTCGGGTCCAGGGGAAATGGACTCGTTTGGTTCGTCCCACGATTCAGTTTTTCTTGGTGATGTTTGCGGTTTACGTGGGCTACACCCGAGTGTCCGACTACAAACACCACTGGAGCGACGTGCTGGTGGGactcctgcagggggcgctcatcGCCATCCTCACC gttCGATACGTGTCTGACTTCTTCAAACAGCGCCCCCCTCTGTGCACCGAGACCAACACAACTGAAGTGGATCATTTGGACAATAAAGGCAATCCAGCTCCTCCAGACTCACAACACAGAaaccactacaactacaccgGCCCCGTATGA